In Cervus canadensis isolate Bull #8, Minnesota chromosome 6, ASM1932006v1, whole genome shotgun sequence, one DNA window encodes the following:
- the SYNDIG1L gene encoding synapse differentiation-inducing gene protein 1-like: MESLSELQNPLLPRSPTHLHGPYPYPEASPAWPCREKIYSYLLGGADPAHAHQLLDPGSLQLAVEAWYRPSCLLGRDKVKEPRAGSCETSFTEGREPPAGPTERSTEPSQAEEDVAIQTVSYGVQEELQGQEGDPEEEESDATSTESESEDNFLTLPPRDHLGLTIFSMLCCFWPLGIAAFYFSQGTSKAISKGDFRLANTTSRRALFLATLSIAVGAGLYVAVVVALAAYMSQNGHG; encoded by the exons ATGGAGAGTCTGAGTGAGCTACAGAACCCACTGCTGCCTCGGAGCCCCACGCACCTCCATGGCCCCTACCCCTATCCCGAGGCTTCTCCTGCCTGGCCCTGCCGGGAGAAGATCTATTCCTACCTCCTGGGCGGTGCTGACCCTGCGCATGCCCACCAGCTCCTGGACCCCGGGTCCCTGCAGCTGGCTGTGGAGGCCTGGTACAGGCCCAGCTGTCTCCTGGGGAGGGACAAGGTCAAGGAGCCCAGGGCAGGCAGCTGTGAGACCAGCTTCACAGAGGGCAGGGAGCCCCCAGCTGGGCCTACGGAGCGGTCCACGGAACCTAGCCAAGCGGAAGAGGATGTCGCCATCCAGACTGTGTCCTATGGGGTTCAAGAGGAGCTCCAAGGCCAAGAGGGTGACCCGGAGGAAGAAGAG AGTGATGCCACATCAAcggagagtgaaagtgaagacaaCTTCCTTACGCTGCCTCCCAGGGACCACCTGGGTCTCACCATCTTCTCCATGCTCTGCTGCTTCTGGCCCCTGGGCATCGCCGCCTTCTACTTCTCCCAGGGG ACCAGCAAGGCAATCTCCAAGGGGGACTTCCGCCTGGCCAACACCACCTCCCGCCGGGCCCTCTTCCTGGCCACACTGTCCATCGCCGTGGGGGCTGGTCTCTATGTGGCCGTGGTGGTGGCCCTGGCAGCTTACATGTCCCAGAATGGCCACGGCTAG